The sequence gttttgggaggactgtTTGCTCATGGGAAGGTCTCACATTACAGCAGTTTTGGGAAAACTGCTGCTCATAAGATTGAAACCAGGTTGGAGAAGTTCACAGagaactgtctcccatgggaagGGACCCCTCAGAGAGCAGGGAtagactcctctccctgagcagcagaacaaaactTCAGATGACAAACTGACCAAAACTCTCATCCCATCTCCCTATGTGTcactgggaaggagggaggggctgggggaagaaaaggtgtttttaagggtttattttacttctcattatcttcttctgattttgttagtaataaattcacttaGTAAGTCTaagttgagcctgttttgcccttagAGTGTTTTCTCCTGGTCCTCATCTAAACTCcactaacttttttttctcctctgccagctgtggtAGGGGAGGATGAGTGAGCAGTTTTAATGGCTGCCTCGCATTaggccagtgtcaaaccatgacaagtGGACTCAGGGTCTTCATCCTTCCAGTCCCTGCAGCTGTCTTTCTTGACTTGGATGGTGTGGCTGGAGTACTTGCCTTTGGAAGACAGAGGCATAGAAGCTGTTGAAAACTCCAGCTTACTCTTTGTCCAGGGTAGCCAGGTTTCCCATTTTCTTACAAAGAGAGCCCACATTATCCCTAGTCTTTCTTTTGTCTACAACATACATATAGAAGCCCTTCCTGTTTGCCTTACTTTCCCTGGCTACAACAATTCTAACTGGGCCTTGGCTTCCCTAACTTTGTCCCCAGCTTCCTGTACAATTTCCCTGTATTACTCTCAGGCCACCTGTCTTCATTTCCACTTCCTAagagcttcctttttttttattttattctgagttTGCCCAGCAggtccagcagctcccattCATCCATGGAGGCCTCCTGGAATTTTTGCTTGATTTACTCCTTGTTGTGCACATTGCTTCTGAGCTGAATACATGAAATACCATTGCGAGTATATAAATTTGATATAACTGTCATATCAGTAATCCAGAAGATGAATGTATAATACAATATTTAATGACTGCCTATATTTATAGCAGACTGCTATAACAAACTAGGAGTGAAACAGTTAACAAAGAAGTCCTAAAGAATAAGTACTCTTCAGACTTTTCATAATCATGTTTTAGAAGTTAGGAGTCTCTTTAAGAATCTTCCTCTAGATAATAAGATTATGTAAGACTATCAGTAGGTGAACAAGGGTTAATTAAGAATACAAGACAGTCTtagatttctgcttttcctgttatGAGAACAACTCACACCATGGAAAAGTAATATAAAGGGTTTTATACGCAAGCGCAAGGCAGAAGCAACAAACACTAGGTCAGTGAGATAATTTGTACTTTCGGTTTCTAATgtcaaatatataaatttacTCTCCCCAGGGCTACCTgttgtaaaaatgaaaatattaaaagtaagGTCAATATGAATTCTCATCAATCACTCAACAACTTGTAcactttttctctcctcagtATAATAACAGCTAGTAGTATTTTCACCAAAGAAGTCTTCAAATTAAAACGTAATCTCGGAAAGACAAAAGAATGAAGTCAGTCCTTTCAATGCAGGCCTCTATATCCGTAATTGATATATTCAAGGCACTACTTCAGATATCTCTGAAATGcgaatttttaaaaaatcactctAAAAATGActtaatgggattttctttccttctaaaGGGCTTCCAGTAAAACCAACATAAACACATGTAGAGGACAAAAAAACTCAACCttaataataacaacagaaCTGCACTTTTCAACATACCAATCAAAAAGGTAGTACCAAATATTGCAGCTTCTAAAGAGATTCATTTTGTATGGGAAAGTGAAGGCCAGATACATAAATAAAGTCCAATTAGGAATAAACTACAGAATTTCCCATGGACCAAGAATTTCACACTTAGAGATATAAAAACAAATGTCAGTGCCAGCTCACTTTTTCACTGTTGCAATGTTCCTCTTCCGCAATCCTTTGTTTGTATTCCTTCTGCAAGTCTTCTAGCTGTGCCTGCAACTCATGAACTTTTGCTGTCATCTCTTCTTCACGAGACTTCAAAATACAGGCAAAAAATTACTTATACAATGAATCATTTAACTATTCAAAACTTTAACTATGGTGAACATAAAACAATCAACAGACATTATACTATACACAGAAAGGATATACTTGATATTTGTGTAAAAGCTAGTTACACCAGACTCCTACAGAAAAGACCAAGAAAAAGAATTGGTGCTTAACAAGATTTTGTAGGCCTCCAACAATAAAGATTACATAGTTAGGATTACAGTTACATTCTTTAAATTCCAAAAAAGATCTATTTCTCTTGGGCATTAAAACAGCATTCGAGTATAATCCAGAAAGTGCATGAAGGTCATTACCTTCAAGGAAGGAGtagatgaaaacacaaaattaatttctatattATGAAAGTGACAAGGACCTAAATCTTTTCCTCAGCCACGCTCACAAAGATGCTATGAAAGCAGTTTTAAGCGCATTTTCCAAAACAATGACCAACAATTTCCCATTCTCAAGGGTTTGGAAGGCAGTATTCACTGTAGAGGAAAGAAGCAGTAACAGGAATGGTAGGGAGGAAATTAACTCTTCCTGTATAGGAGAAAAATACAATGACCTAAATCCTAGGAAGTTAATCCATCTATATGGCACTTTGcaaaaacaagtatttttaaaactcgTGTCCCCGCTGGCCTTTTTGTGAGAGATTGTGTTAGGGACCTTAAAAAACAGCACTCCAATTCCTAGTGCATATCTTCATTGCAGAACAAAACTAAAACTCTAGTTTCACTCATGCTAACCGTACAAagcagtcagtcagtcagttGATGGTTCTACTGACACAGTAGTACTTCAAGTCAAATTAGTACAATTAATTAACTGATAACAAGTCCAGAACTGCTGATGGAAATTTTGTTCTATTCAAAAATCTCAGGAGTATAAATTATAATGATAAAGAATATTCTCTGGAAAAGTAAGTGTCGGACTAGAAAGCTGATCTAGGCTTAAAAGACTTATGGTACGCCATTGctaataaaagaaatacttcCCTCTAAGACCAATTTGTAAGGTGTTGCACATGAGTTAAGAATAAAACACCTTTCCCATGCAGCCCCTCAGTCCAGAATGCATcaccaaaaagaaattaagcaaATCTACCCACAAATAATGGGTACAATGCAGTATCTGAGCAATATGATGCGATTATCTGAGCAATTTTTACAGcctcaaagtttaaaaaatatccaTGCTCAAGGAAAAACTTGCTCAAACATCATGACCTCCAAACAATGTTAACTTCTATTCACTCCCATGATTTTTCTATGCCCTCAGAAGTGCATCAACAATTAATAATTTCTaagaaacttttttcttttttatagaAGGTTATACTCCCCAGTTTAAAAATCCTCAATACCTGGCACGTTAAGGGATAGTGATGGTTGTTGTTTTGGCtttcacagattattttttacttttttgtccACCAAGAATCTAAAATTTTACAATTTGTACACAACTGTTTAATTTAGTAAAAAACAATTGAATGCACTTCATTCTTAGTTTAAAAAGGTAGTTGAAAGGCTGAAAAGAAACTCAAAATGATGAATGACACTTTTGTAAAAGGGACATACATGTGAGCAAATATTTGGATAAACCCCCTGAAGAGAGATTGTTTTTGAACTTAAAATTATTAGCGATGTTCCAACATGCTACTGATCTGCATTTACAGTAAGAACTTATTGTTCTATATAGCATCTGGCATACTCTGAAAATAAACTACATATTTGGATTTAATTACAGTTATAGACTAAGACTTCAAAAAAGTTACAGTTTCCCAAATCTTAATCAGAAAGCCTATCCTGTACTCTCATAGAAGGcattataaaaaatgaaaagatatGTAACTGAAGttaggtattttatttttagctcatAGTTAGGCTTAAAATAAACTAGCTGGAAAACAGCATTCAATTTTTCTCTAATGATACActtaatttcaagaaaaaatacttaGCTCCCTAATTAGATGCTATGCCAATCTAAAAAGCCTTTAATTAGGGAGACTTTCATGAAGTCTTACATGATGAAagttttcataaaagaaaacaacacataTAGCAAAAGTGGAGCACTTCATAAAATCATATTAAGCTTAACAAATGGAATGATTCTTCCTTGTCTTCGAGAATAAATAAACTAAGTTAGACAATTTTTAGCATCAACCATATTTAAAATGCACCAGAGCAACAAAGTTCTATCAGCAAGATTCATTCTTGCAATTggctttatttttgcttcatcTTCTTACCATTTGAGACAAACTTCTCTGTACCATATGAAATTTGTCAAATGCACCATAAGCCAAGTCAAGTATAAGTGAGGTGATAACTGGTAACTTTAGGCTAAATCTAGTGATGTATATGTTCCTATTTCTATCAGAGATGTCAATGAACATGATATATATCCAAtttaacataaatatttctcaATTTTTGAAATGCTTGCAATacttctttcaggaaaaaaaatctctaatttcttttttaattccctaaaataacagaaataaaacactcACACATATAACTATGAAAGACAAATATACAGAATACCCATGtattctgtaatttaaaacatcAAACTACAGTTTATTTCAGTCCCAGGTAACTGTCATTGCCATCATCAATGAGACGCAAAAAAAGACAGTGTTCATGTCCTCCAATTGCATGTAAGTCAAATTAGCCTAAACCTTCAGGATTATACAATGACTACGTCATACTTGTTTCTGACATTAAGGAtgaaaggagcagaaaacacaaaggaatTACACCTGCATGACTTTAAATCACATACCTATCCGGGCCTATAAAGTAAGGACCTGAATGGCAACACACTGCACACTGAGgtaagaaaaatttaaatcctccagaaatgcagaatttagagctatgttattaaaaaaaccctacaaaacaaaacaaaaatcaccaacaaacaaacaaacaaaacacacacactaaacccccaaaaaactaaaaaaccccataaaaacaaaagaaaaaaaaacaaccaaaaaaccccccacaacccccccaaaaacaaccttgtttttttaataccaaTCAATTTTTCTAAATTAGGAAACAAAAGAAGGGGACTCTAAATATAAAAACCTGCTAACGCTATTCATCCTGCTAGAAGAtcaaaaatcagagcaaaacaTACCAGCCTGCTTACATGTTTGAATTTTTTAGTGTGAAGCACTCAGCAATGTTAAGTGCATAGATCTTTGAAATGGTAACTGATCACAAACAGTCCACTTACATCTATTACTGCTGGCTCTATTAATGGAATAGTCTCTTTTATTACACTATTTGTGCAAAGAGGACTACGATTAACAAAGTTAAAGCCTGCATTCTAATGTGATGTACAGTCTAGCACTGAAAACCATTTAATGTTTTTGACACGTACAGGCAGGACTGGGAAAATTTACTTGGCTAAAACAAGAGGCATCCTTGGTGAAGTATACTTAAACTGAAATTGGCTGGTGACTTCTGGTTGAAATGCTATTAGAGAATAAGTATGTCTATCTGCAAATATCATGCAGAAAAACTGTTCAttacaagcaaaaaaaagaaatctttactAGCAAAAAACTATGCAAACACACTGCATCCTGCATGGAACAGAACCTTACTTTAAGGGCTATGGCACCAATCTCAGCAGGGCATCAGAGAAAGGCGACAGAGAGTGAAACTGCTCCATAAACActgtatttataaaaaacaATGCACCACCACCACCGCAATTCTACTAAAAGCTTAAATGTCACTCAGTTTTCTCATTCCAATCTGGTACACAAACTGCTTAAAGAGGTAAGGACTTAGCCATCTGATTTTTATTGAATGATCAAAGTTAAGGCTTAATTTCTGATGTGCTTTCATGCCCATAAATTACACaaacatacattttaaatgcaagCTGGGTCACCAGACATATCAAGTGTAATTCTAGCAGTAAGACCTTTACTAGAAAGAACCACAATTTTTCTATCTAGATATGCAACCGAAAAagagtaattttgaaatttatgtAGTCATCACTTTTCAAAAAGGTACCTCAAggatttcttcatattttttcacagtTCTTCTTAGGTCATCATCtttttcaacaatttttttATGCAACTGTGTTGTCTCTGTGTGATGATTTTCTATCAATTCATTTTCTACCTCCTGGGCTTTACCTACAAAAAAAAGTTAGGCAGTATTGAAAAAAgcatggttttggttttggtttttttttaaattatgtcatAACTGATAACAAGTCCAGAACTGCTGATGGAAATTTAGTTCTATTCAAAAATCTCAGGAATACAAATTATAATGATACACTTATTCTGGAAAAGTAAGTGTAGGACttactacatttaaaaaatgctttaaagtaACTATAAGGAAAATTTGCcaggaaaattcatttttccacACTATCAGTTACTATTATGTCCCTTGATCCTAACATGTATGAAATTTGTTGTCTGCAGTTTGGAACCTGGAGCAATTTTTTCTATCTGGTGCTGGAACTAGTTTCTAGAAGATAACAACCAATATTTATTAACTCATTTTATCTCCTATTCTATCTAGAGATGTAACTGAAGCTTTTGCAATCTTCAGAAACTCCTCACCTGTAGGTGTACTTCTAGTAACTGGAATCAAACCACAcctttttctcacttttctaaTCTCCAAGTTACACTATGGTGGCAAAAGACTGAGAAGACAAAATATGTTGTACTCTAGCAATAATCACATTGTGTTACAATCAGACATCATACCCAGTTGGTACCTGTTAGCGGTTAGTGAATGAAGTCTGCAAGATCCAGctaagaaaacacaattctgaTTCTCAGATGGATCAAAGTTTCTCTAAAGGTTGAGTAAGTTTCTCTCCAAGTGCCATATATTCAATACTGGAATGTTGAAGCTTTTACTACTGGAGACAAAGTAGCACTGCAATGGAAACTTACCAATGCACTTTCATCTTCAAAATTTtactctcattttcttttcttttatacaTATGACAGAAAGATAGGTACCTATCATGCCATGGCAGATGTAAAGAGTGCTAGATCAAAGATCCATCCTGCAGAACAGCTACATATGTATTTTCCTAATTGTACTACAATTAATATTTATGTTATTTCCTGAGCAAGACAAGTTATTTCCCTAAGTTCTCTAGACATTCATAAAACACATGTTGTGTTTATCACAGTCACAGGTAAAATCCCTCCCCCAAAACAGCAATAACTGAAGATTCAGTTCTCTGACTACTTTACTGATTACAGTTATATTAACATTGCACTTACTGATTGTCTCTTTTACTGCTGTTTCcaattctctctctttttgagCCAGCTGAGTATTGAATTCTCTTATTAACTGCTTTAAGGTGGAATTGTGCTTTAACTCAATGTCTTCTTGTTCACATCTGTAAAAAAAGGTCAAAACATACAGCAAGGAAATATAACATTTAAAGAGGGTGTGAAAACACAAGGCAAGGCAAGAGATCTGGGAATTACTTGAGAACTATTTTAGAAGAGGATAGTTTTGAATTATATGAATTCTGTGAGATTCACGGAGGCTTTATCTTCCTCTCCTATCTAATTCACCTGGTAGATGTAGGtgtttcatttaaaagcaaCCCAGAACTGAACCCCTCCAAAGATACGGAGTTTTTGCTGAGGAAGTTGAAGAACTGGAAGAAAAGATTATGccataaaaagaatttttagggaattttgaGAATTACTTGAGAAACTATTGAAAGTGCTAAGCAGTACACCGCATTTTGTGCAGTATGTATGAACAACTATTGATATCAACTGAACATGAAGCTCTCAGTACTAAGTTTTAATAAACTTTATTTCCTGTTTGAGGAAAACAGAATTGTATTATATGCTTCAGCAATGTTGAAAATCACCGTCACTGAAACAGATCAGAAAGGGTATTACTCTGCCAAATATCAAAccacttttctttctgtttctctaaGTCTACTTAgaacaattaaagaaaaacaccagTCATTATTTCCTTGTAAACTGAGCGTTAGAAAACTATTCTTGAGGTTTTAGTGGCTAGAGATAAAATACAGAAGTGGTAACACAGACAGGAACAAAGAATTTACCTGATTTTTTGCTCCATTTCCTCTAATGACTCCTTCTTTACTATGTCAAGCTCTTGCTGATGTTCCTTTCGCAGAGTACGTATGTCTTTTCGAAGATTATTCACCTCTTTGCATAGCTTCTGTTTCTCCCCTTCAGTCTCTTCTAGTTTAGTCTGTAAGTCCTTCTGCTGGTTCTGCATATCCACTAGTAACGTCTGCAGCTCCAAAACAGATCTGGacttttcttcagcattttcctcAAAAGCTTTCAGACTGTCATTTTTTTCACTCAACTGCTGCTGTAGacattttaccttttcttcATATCTTAAAGTAGTATCTTCCATCTCAATCTTAAGCACTTCATTCTCCTTCACAATATTATTTTCTAACTCTTTTATCTTCTGTTCTAAAGACTGACTGActgcctccttttcctgcatttttttctctaagtctCCAATTATCTTCTCCATATCAAGATATTTTTGTTCCTTAACTTTCAATTCTTCCCTACTGCTTGCTAAAACACTGCCACAACAAGCATGCTCATCCACTaacaatgaatatttttttgtttgctccTCAAGTTCTTTCCTCAGACTTTTGGTCCTAACCTGCTCTTCCTGATGGCTCTTCTCAACACATTCTAGTTTTTTAATGagttctttctgtttgttttgcagtTCTAGATGACAGTCATTATTCTCTCGCTGTTCTTTCTCATACTTCTGTAATAATGCATCTTTTTCGGTTAAGTCCGTCTGTAACGcttgcattttttctttgtatgtcTGTTGGACACTCTCAagtaacttatttttttcttgttctacAGCAGCTTTTACACTCTCTACTTTTTCCAGCATCTCCTTCTCTAATTCTACAGAATCTCTTGTTGACTTAAGTTTTTCTTCTAAGGACTCAATTTTGGCTTCTCTCTCCTGTACTTTCTGCTCCAACTTTCTTAACTGATCTTCCCTATCTTGCTTAAATTGctgttccttttcttccatctgAGACAGTAACTGCTTTCTAATAGAACCTATTTTTTGCTCTGCCTTCTTTTTCAGATCAGCCAGCTTAATGCTGTTCTCTGCATTCAGTCTCTCTGCTAATTCTTTCagttcttcctctttccttttaagTATCACTGACTTCATTTGATcaaattccttctcctttgcttCAAAATCAGCTTTCAGTGAATCTATTTGCTTCTCAAGATTAAGCACTTTTTCTTCAGCCTTCTTAAATCTATTCTCCTTTTCAAAAGCCACCTTCTCTGCCTGATGGAGTTGGCAagctatttctttcttctctgtgtttttttgTTCATTACACTTTTTAAGTTCCTCTACCAAGGAATCATTTTCTAAGGTTCTCTGAGCAATATCTTTTTCTAGTTCAGCaatttttgctgcttgtttttttaactttgaGGTTAACtcactttcttccttttcccttctgttttgcttttgttccaATTCACTTTTTAAACTATCAAGATTCCTGCTTTGTTTAGCCAGCTGTTCCTTCAGTTTATTTAGCTCTTCATCTTTCTTAGTGGCTTCAGTATTGCTTAATTCAAGTTTGCTCTGCAAATCTTTGATAATATCATGATTTTGTGTAAACTTGGTTTGTGCTTTCATCTTCCACTCTGACAACTGGGCCATGCAATGATCTATCTGATCAAGAGCTGATGCTTTTTCTTGACTCAGCATCTCAACTCTGGATGATAACTCTTCCACTTGATTTAACAACTGCAACCGATCCTCTTGATGTTGTTTGCTTAACAGAGATATGGCTGCTTCCTTCTCTGTTAAACTTACTGTGCTTTCAAGTCTAACATTAAGGTCAGTAACTGTTTTGTTGAGAGCAGACACTTCAGATTGTTTTTCCTGGAGTTCTTCCCTCATTGATGTGACAGCATTGATATTTTCAGATAACTCTTTCCTCAGCTGTGTTATGCaagtttctttctctgatgCTGCTTGCTGCTGATGTCCTCCCTCTTTTTgcaattgtttattttctgttacaaGTCCTGCAATGTCAGCTCTCATAGACATAATTAAATTGTCTTTCTTCTGCAGTTCTTGAATTGACTCTTGCAAAGAAGTAGTAGCAGCAGAATGATGCTCTGTTATTTCCCTAAGCTGAGCTTCTAGTTCAGTTATCTTACTTGTTTTGATTAATATTGCTTCTTTAATCTTTGCAGTTTGGCGCTCACAGTCTGCAATTTTACATGTTATTATGCCAATTTTTTCACTACACCTTTCAATTAATTCATTGCCTTTGGTTTGCAATGAAGCTTCAGCATTCTTCCAAGCATCTAACTGGGCTGTAAGTTCTCCTGACAACCTTTTAAACTCAGTTTCTTTTAGCTGAATTGACTCTATTTTTTTGTCATAATTTTCATGATCTTTATACTGAGAAGATTGCACAGTTTGGAGTTTTTCTTCAAGGGTTCTCACTGTATCAGCCAGCTCAGTAATTGTGGCCTTGTCGTTCTCTTCAACAGCTTTCTGTTTACTGAGTTGTTCCTGAAGTCCTGTCTGCTGTTTCAGGGACTGTTTAAGAtcactttccatttttttcaacTGTGTTTTCATGTCACTTTCCTTATCTGACAAAGCACCCACCTTAGCCACTGACTGCCTTAGCTGTTCTTGCAACTCCTTCAGGCATTCCTCCCTTTTCACTCGTTCTTCCCTCAGTTGGATTATTTCTGTTCTGGAGTCCTCCTTTTCAGCACTGAAGGTGAAAAGCTTCTGTTTCAGGTCTCCAACTTCCTGCTCTTTCACTTGCAGTTCCATAGCATGTTGTTCCTTGAGCTCTTCAATCTGCtgattaaatttcttttcccaaCTTTGGGTTACTTCTTCCAATTTCCTTATGTGGTCCTCAGCAAGACTGTCTAGTTGCTCTTTCTGATTAGATTCCAGTTTTGACACTGCATCATTGATTCCAGATGAGCTGGCATGTGCCATTTCCAAAATTTTAGTATTGAATTCACTCTCTTTCTGACTGAATTCCAACTGCTTGTTTTCAAGCTCCTTTTTTAGTTTAGCTTCCTGCTCAGCaagtttatttttgaaagtttcCTGCATAtcttttgatttctgtttcattttctccacCTTCTTCTCCTGACATTTCAGTTTACTTTCATACTCTCCTTGTAAAGCACTAATTCTCTCCTCTGCAGCTAACAGTTTCTGTTCAAGCTCTTCCACTTCCTTGTTCTGTAACTTCTTCATGTGctccatttcattttccttctcagtCAGACTTCTCTTCATCtcatcagcttttctttgtaGGTCCTTCAGTTGACATTCATACTGCTGTGTTAGAGTGGCTACTTTCTGTATATTTTCACTTCTTTGCTCCTCTAGCTTTGCAGACACTTGGACAAGTTCAGCTTCAGATCTTTCTGCAGATTTCTTCATTTCCCGTTCATGTGCTTTTAACTCCTCCAAATGtctgtccttctcctccagtGATTGTTTGAGCTTGTTGAGTTCCTCTTTGAGTACCTTCTCAACACCTTGAATAGACATTTCATGCTCTTTTAACATTGTTTCAATCACTTCATTGTGccatttcctctcttcctccaaCTTTCCTTTCAATTCTTGCTTAGCTTCACACACTTTACTATTTAATTCGGAGAGCTCTTGCTCTAAATCATGACGTATTTTTAGTGCTTCTGAGAGCTCAGAAGACAGTGCTTCTAATTCTGTTTGTTTCACATCCAgtttttctaatgttttttcATTCATCTCTTCTATGTGTGCacagaaaattgtttctttctctttcaaaatgGTTTGTATCTCTTGTTGTTgtttctctcttattttttctatttcagttatttgttgttgctttaaaatttcaagtttttctGTCCAAagcttttcttgctgctgtttcacaTTCTCCAGTTCTTTATTGTGTTTTTCAACCATATCATTGATTTCCTTactgtgctgggttttttcagaCTCTATGAGAGTATTTAATTCCTCTGATTGCTTTCTGTCATCTTGCAAGTACTTTGCAAGAGAGCTTTCCAGTTCAAGAATCCTCTGTTAgaatacagttttaaaagaatatgaatattcaaaaggtaaaaatttgattaatttaaaaaaaatcttaccagGTTCACATAACTACAGGTTActtattccattatttttagtGAATGTCAACTTCTTCAATAAGCCTTTAATTCATCTGGTTTGTTCTCACTTTTACTTCTATTATGGAGAGTTAGCTAATTAATAAAAAACTCGCTATCTCACTGCAGtgaaaatacacacaaaaacctgaaaataatgTAACTAATTCAAATAAAGTAAGTAGTGACATTTATGAGAAGTATGTTCACACTTTCTTCTTAAACTAAAGTACCAACATATAGGATGAAAAATATAGGGAATTTACAATAGCTTCATGGAGTTTTGTATGTGCCTACTGATTTATCATAATTCTACCTCccatggaaatgctgctgtgaagCTTTATTGTTTCTTTAGGCAAAACTTTGAAACAAATATCTGGGAGTGGTGGAATAATGTACAAACTTGCATTAGCAGAAAATACAGTCTTACTCATTACATAAAGCAAAGGACACTGTAAAAATTTAAGCAAATCTTTTTGCTTACTGTGGTGGTGCACTCCCCCCTCCTCTCAGGCTGCACTGACATCTAAGAAATGCTCATTAGGCCTCGGCCTTGAAAAAACAGTATCTGGACTCACCTTTTCCCAAGCTTATCAAAAACCCTGTCTATtcccaggaactgctgctgtcTAACAAGCTCAAGTTTTCCTTACAAACCGCACTAGAAACTAGTTTTCTAGCCTGAATGGCATAATATCC comes from Camarhynchus parvulus chromosome 2, STF_HiC, whole genome shotgun sequence and encodes:
- the GOLGA4 gene encoding golgin subfamily A member 4 isoform X5, producing the protein MFKKLKQKIGEEQMLPRGAGGRASSLPPQVPSRSPPSTGNRIRTTSFTDQNHEGTLTPDKELLAGMIAEPAFLSEYTIFALDPTKQPKPQSDGVDLNKQPLPGSTENNGSEPGSPQQSDSQSFAQRLQLRVPSMESLFRSPVKETLFRSSSKESLVRSSSRDSLNRLDLEALSPTFDSPSDIESETEEPLGNMDTFSKEQLLQRLRRMERSLGNYRGKYSELVSAYQVTQREKKKLQSILSQSQDKALRRIGELREELQMDQQAKKHLQEEFDASLEEKDQLINVLQTQVLLLKQRLQNGQIGTELPDQNVQSEPQVRSPMKEVSAENIVEPGSNGDNEDSVKALETLNQRVKRQENLLQRCKETIRSHKECCAQLTNEKEALQEQLEERLQELEKMKDLHMAEKTKLITQLRDAKNLIEQLEQDKGMVIAETKRQMHETLEIKEEEVAQLRARIKQITTKGEELKEQKEKSERAAFEELEKAVSIAQKTEEARKKLQIEMDEKIKAVEKASEEERVNLQRELTRVKQEVVEIMKKSSEERVAELEKIHKKELATKDQELNERLQAQEKVFQEKMKAALEKNQSECLKVLQEQEQQESLALEELELQKKAIQSECDKKVEKMHQELETCRTRILELESSLAKYLQDDRKQSEELNTLIESEKTQHSKEINDMVEKHNKELENVKQQQEKLWTEKLEILKQQQITEIEKIREKQQQEIQTILKEKETIFCAHIEEMNEKTLEKLDVKQTELEALSSELSEALKIRHDLEQELSELNSKVCEAKQELKGKLEEERKWHNEVIETMLKEHEMSIQGVEKVLKEELNKLKQSLEEKDRHLEELKAHEREMKKSAERSEAELVQVSAKLEEQRSENIQKVATLTQQYECQLKDLQRKADEMKRSLTEKENEMEHMKKLQNKEVEELEQKLLAAEERISALQGEYESKLKCQEKKVEKMKQKSKDMQETFKNKLAEQEAKLKKELENKQLEFSQKESEFNTKILEMAHASSSGINDAVSKLESNQKEQLDSLAEDHIRKLEEVTQSWEKKFNQQIEELKEQHAMELQVKEQEVGDLKQKLFTFSAEKEDSRTEIIQLREERVKREECLKELQEQLRQSVAKVGALSDKESDMKTQLKKMESDLKQSLKQQTGLQEQLSKQKAVEENDKATITELADTVRTLEEKLQTVQSSQYKDHENYDKKIESIQLKETEFKRLSGELTAQLDAWKNAEASLQTKGNELIERCSEKIGIITCKIADCERQTAKIKEAILIKTSKITELEAQLREITEHHSAATTSLQESIQELQKKDNLIMSMRADIAGLVTENKQLQKEGGHQQQAASEKETCITQLRKELSENINAVTSMREELQEKQSEVSALNKTVTDLNVRLESTVSLTEKEAAISLLSKQHQEDRLQLLNQVEELSSRVEMLSQEKASALDQIDHCMAQLSEWKMKAQTKFTQNHDIIKDLQSKLELSNTEATKKDEELNKLKEQLAKQSRNLDSLKSELEQKQNRREKEESELTSKLKKQAAKIAELEKDIAQRTLENDSLVEELKKCNEQKNTEKKEIACQLHQAEKVAFEKENRFKKAEEKVLNLEKQIDSLKADFEAKEKEFDQMKSVILKRKEEELKELAERLNAENSIKLADLKKKAEQKIGSIRKQLLSQMEEKEQQFKQDREDQLRKLEQKVQEREAKIESLEEKLKSTRDSVELEKEMLEKVESVKAAVEQEKNKLLESVQQTYKEKMQALQTDLTEKDALLQKYEKEQRENNDCHLELQNKQKELIKKLECVEKSHQEEQVRTKSLRKELEEQTKKYSLLVDEHACCGSVLASSREELKVKEQKYLDMEKIIGDLEKKMQEKEAVSQSLEQKIKELENNIVKENEVLKIEMEDTTLRYEEKVKCLQQQLSEKNDSLKAFEENAEEKSRSVLELQTLLVDMQNQQKDLQTKLEETEGEKQKLCKEVNNLRKDIRTLRKEHQQELDIVKKESLEEMEQKIRCEQEDIELKHNSTLKQLIREFNTQLAQKERELETAVKETISKAQEVENELIENHHTETTQLHKKIVEKDDDLRRTVKKYEEILESREEEMTAKVHELQAQLEDLQKEYKQRIAEEEHCNSEKVTITELKAQLAQKTTLVNDSKLKEQELKEQIHVLEDRLKHYEKNMYVTSVGTPYRDGNLHRTDVSLFEEPTEFEYLRKVLFEYMMGRETKTMAKVITTVLKFPADQTQKILEREDARPVFASPRSGIF